Proteins encoded within one genomic window of Macaca fascicularis isolate 582-1 chromosome 16, T2T-MFA8v1.1:
- the TMEM106A gene encoding transmembrane protein 106A isoform X3 yields MGKTFSQLGSWREDENKSILPSNPAIGSQAVSYFSTGSSKSLCSCVPCEGTAGASFVTCPTCQGSGKIPQELEKQLVALIPYGDQRLKPKHTKLFVFLAVLICLVTSSFIIFFLFPRSVVVQPAGLNSSTVAFDEADIYLNITMFYAVATKIPDENTYKICTWLEIKVHHVLLHIHRDRVSLLAQVGLELLGSSDLPFLASQSTWITDVSHCAWLVFLQENLTWHLLEAP; encoded by the exons ATGGGTAAGACGTTTTCACAGTTGGGCTCTTGGCGGGAGGACGAGAACAAGTCAATCCTGCCCTCCAATCCAGCCATTGGCAGCCAGGCTGTCAGTTACTTCAGCACCGGTAGCAGCAAGTCTCTTTGTTCCTGTGTGCCTTGTGAAGGAACTGCTGGTGCCAGCTTTGTGACTTGTCCCACCTGCCAGGGCAGTGGCAAGATTCCCCAAG aGCTGGAGAAGCAGTTGGTGGCTCTCATCCCCTATGGGGACCAGAGGCTGAAGCCCAAGCACAC GAAGCTCTTTGTGTTCCTGGCCGTGCTCATCTGCCTGGTGACCTCCTCCTTCATCATCTTTTTCCTGTTTCCCCGGTCCGTCGTTGTGCAGCCTGCAGGCCTCAACTCCTCCACGGTGGCCTTTGATGAGGCTGATATCTACCTCAACATAACG ATGTTTTACGCAGTAGCCACCAAGATACCGGATGAAAACACGTA caAAATCTGTACCTGGCTGGAAATCAAAGTCCACCATGTGCTTTTGCACATCCA tagagacagagtctcactgttggcccaggttggtcttgaactcctgggctcaagcgatcttcccttcttggcctcccaaagcacttggattacagatgtgagccactgtgcctggctggtctTTCTTCAGGAAAATCTGACCTGGCATCTTCTTGAGGCACCTTAG
- the TMEM106A gene encoding transmembrane protein 106A isoform X4 codes for MGKTFSQLGSWREDENKSILPSNPAIGSQAVSYFSTGSSKSLCSCVPCEGTAGASFVTCPTCQGSGKIPQELEKQLVALIPYGDQRLKPKHTKLFVFLAVLICLVTSSFIIFFLFPRSVVVQPAGLNSSTVAFDEADIYLNITMFYAVATKIPDENTYKICTWLEIKVHHVLLHIQGTLTCSYLSHSEQLVFQSYEYVDCRGNASVPHQLTPHPP; via the exons ATGGGTAAGACGTTTTCACAGTTGGGCTCTTGGCGGGAGGACGAGAACAAGTCAATCCTGCCCTCCAATCCAGCCATTGGCAGCCAGGCTGTCAGTTACTTCAGCACCGGTAGCAGCAAGTCTCTTTGTTCCTGTGTGCCTTGTGAAGGAACTGCTGGTGCCAGCTTTGTGACTTGTCCCACCTGCCAGGGCAGTGGCAAGATTCCCCAAG aGCTGGAGAAGCAGTTGGTGGCTCTCATCCCCTATGGGGACCAGAGGCTGAAGCCCAAGCACAC GAAGCTCTTTGTGTTCCTGGCCGTGCTCATCTGCCTGGTGACCTCCTCCTTCATCATCTTTTTCCTGTTTCCCCGGTCCGTCGTTGTGCAGCCTGCAGGCCTCAACTCCTCCACGGTGGCCTTTGATGAGGCTGATATCTACCTCAACATAACG ATGTTTTACGCAGTAGCCACCAAGATACCGGATGAAAACACGTA caAAATCTGTACCTGGCTGGAAATCAAAGTCCACCATGTGCTTTTGCACATCCA GGGCACCCTGACCTGCTCATACCTGAGCCATTCAGAGCAGCTGGTCTTCCAGAGCTATGAGTATGTGGACTGCCGAGGAAATGCATCGGTGCCCCACCAGCTGACCCCTCACCCACCATGA
- the TMEM106A gene encoding transmembrane protein 106A isoform X1, with protein MGKTFSQLGSWREDENKSILPSNPAIGSQAVSYFSTGSSKSLCSCVPCEGTAGASFVTCPTCQGSGKIPQELEKQLVALIPYGDQRLKPKHTKLFVFLAVLICLVTSSFIIFFLFPRSVVVQPAGLNSSTVAFDEADIYLNITNVLNISNGNYYPITVTQLTLEVLHLSLVVGQVSNNLLLHIGPLTSEQMFYAVATKIPDENTYKICTWLEIKVHHVLLHIHRDRVSLLAQVGLELLGSSDLPFLASQSTWITDVSHCAWLVFLQENLTWHLLEAP; from the exons ATGGGTAAGACGTTTTCACAGTTGGGCTCTTGGCGGGAGGACGAGAACAAGTCAATCCTGCCCTCCAATCCAGCCATTGGCAGCCAGGCTGTCAGTTACTTCAGCACCGGTAGCAGCAAGTCTCTTTGTTCCTGTGTGCCTTGTGAAGGAACTGCTGGTGCCAGCTTTGTGACTTGTCCCACCTGCCAGGGCAGTGGCAAGATTCCCCAAG aGCTGGAGAAGCAGTTGGTGGCTCTCATCCCCTATGGGGACCAGAGGCTGAAGCCCAAGCACAC GAAGCTCTTTGTGTTCCTGGCCGTGCTCATCTGCCTGGTGACCTCCTCCTTCATCATCTTTTTCCTGTTTCCCCGGTCCGTCGTTGTGCAGCCTGCAGGCCTCAACTCCTCCACGGTGGCCTTTGATGAGGCTGATATCTACCTCAACATAACG AATGTCTTAAACATCTCCAATGGCAACTACTACCCCATTACGGTGACACAGCTGACCCTCGAGGTTCTGCACCTATCCCTCGTGGTGGGGCAGGTTTCCAACAACCTTCTCCTACACATTGGCCCTTTGACCAGTGAACAG ATGTTTTACGCAGTAGCCACCAAGATACCGGATGAAAACACGTA caAAATCTGTACCTGGCTGGAAATCAAAGTCCACCATGTGCTTTTGCACATCCA tagagacagagtctcactgttggcccaggttggtcttgaactcctgggctcaagcgatcttcccttcttggcctcccaaagcacttggattacagatgtgagccactgtgcctggctggtctTTCTTCAGGAAAATCTGACCTGGCATCTTCTTGAGGCACCTTAG
- the TMEM106A gene encoding transmembrane protein 106A isoform X2, giving the protein MGKTFSQLGSWREDENKSILPSNPAIGSQAVSYFSTGSSKSLCSCVPCEGTAGASFVTCPTCQGSGKIPQELEKQLVALIPYGDQRLKPKHTKLFVFLAVLICLVTSSFIIFFLFPRSVVVQPAGLNSSTVAFDEADIYLNITNVLNISNGNYYPITVTQLTLEVLHLSLVVGQVSNNLLLHIGPLTSEQMFYAVATKIPDENTYKICTWLEIKVHHVLLHIQGTLTCSYLSHSEQLVFQSYEYVDCRGNASVPHQLTPHPP; this is encoded by the exons ATGGGTAAGACGTTTTCACAGTTGGGCTCTTGGCGGGAGGACGAGAACAAGTCAATCCTGCCCTCCAATCCAGCCATTGGCAGCCAGGCTGTCAGTTACTTCAGCACCGGTAGCAGCAAGTCTCTTTGTTCCTGTGTGCCTTGTGAAGGAACTGCTGGTGCCAGCTTTGTGACTTGTCCCACCTGCCAGGGCAGTGGCAAGATTCCCCAAG aGCTGGAGAAGCAGTTGGTGGCTCTCATCCCCTATGGGGACCAGAGGCTGAAGCCCAAGCACAC GAAGCTCTTTGTGTTCCTGGCCGTGCTCATCTGCCTGGTGACCTCCTCCTTCATCATCTTTTTCCTGTTTCCCCGGTCCGTCGTTGTGCAGCCTGCAGGCCTCAACTCCTCCACGGTGGCCTTTGATGAGGCTGATATCTACCTCAACATAACG AATGTCTTAAACATCTCCAATGGCAACTACTACCCCATTACGGTGACACAGCTGACCCTCGAGGTTCTGCACCTATCCCTCGTGGTGGGGCAGGTTTCCAACAACCTTCTCCTACACATTGGCCCTTTGACCAGTGAACAG ATGTTTTACGCAGTAGCCACCAAGATACCGGATGAAAACACGTA caAAATCTGTACCTGGCTGGAAATCAAAGTCCACCATGTGCTTTTGCACATCCA GGGCACCCTGACCTGCTCATACCTGAGCCATTCAGAGCAGCTGGTCTTCCAGAGCTATGAGTATGTGGACTGCCGAGGAAATGCATCGGTGCCCCACCAGCTGACCCCTCACCCACCATGA